A single window of Arvicanthis niloticus isolate mArvNil1 chromosome 20, mArvNil1.pat.X, whole genome shotgun sequence DNA harbors:
- the LOC117724199 gene encoding H-2 class I histocompatibility antigen, D-B alpha chain-like: MGAMAPLMLLLLLVATLAPTQTRARSHSLRYFYTAMSRPGLGEPRFIAVGYVDDTQFVRFDSDAENPRMEPRAPWVEQEGPEYWERETQNCKNTEQTFRVSLRNIRGYYNQSEGGSHTLQRMYGCDMGSDGSLLRGYMQEAYDGHDYITLNKDLKTWTAADMAAQNTRRKWELAGDAEKRRAYLEGDCMEWLRRYLELGKETLLCTDPPKAHVNHHLRSEGEVTLRCWAMAFYPADITLTWQLNGEDLTQDMELVETRPSGDGTFQKWASVVVPLGKEQNYTCHVQHEGLPEPLILRWEPPPSTPPSSNMAVIAVLVFLGVMAIIGAVVAFVMKRKHR, translated from the exons ATGGGGGCAATGGCGCCGCTCATGCTGCTCCTTCTGCTGGTGGCCACCCTGGCCCCAACCCAGACCCGCGCGC GGTCACACTCGCTGCGGTATTTCTACACCGCCATGTCCCGGCCCGGCCTCGGGGAGCCCCGGTTCATCGCTGTCGGCTACGTGGATGACACGCAGTTCGTGCGCTTCGACAGCGACGCGGAGAATCCGAGGATGGAGCCGCGCGCACCGTGGGTGGAGCAGGAGGGGCCGGAGTATTGGGAGCGGGAGACACAGAACTGTAAAAACACGGAGCAGACTTTCAGAGTGAGCCTGAGGAACATCCGTGGCTACTACAACCAGAGCGAGGGCG GCTCTCACACGCTCCAAAGGATGTATGGCTGTGACATGGGGTCGGACGGGAGCCTTCTCCGCGGGTACATGCAGGAAGCCTATGATGGCCACGACTACATCACCCTGAACAAAGACCTGAAAACCTGGACGGCGGCGGACATGGCAGCACAGAACACCCGACGCAAGTGGGAGCTCGCTGGTGATGCAGAGAAACGCAGGGCCTACCTGGAGGGCGACTGCATGGAGTGGCTCCGCAGATACCTGGAGCTTGGCAAGGAGACACTGCTGTGCACAG ATCCCCCAAAGGCACATGTGAACCATCATCTCAGATCTGAAGGTGAAGTCACCCTGAGGTGCTGGGCTATGGCCTTCTACCCTGCTGACATCACCCTGACCTGGCAGTTGAATGGGGAGGACCTGACCCAGGACATGGAGCTTGTGGAGACCAGGCCTTCAGGGgatggaaccttccagaagtgggcatctgtgGTGGTGCCTCTTGGGAAGGAGCAGAATTACACATGCCATGTGCAACATGAGGGTCTGCCTGAGCCGCTCATCCTAAGATGGG AGCCTCCTCCATCCACTCCTCCATCCTCCAACATGGCGGTCATTGCTGTTCTTGTTTTCCTTGGAGTCATGGCCATCATTGGAGCTGTGGTGGCTTTTGTGATGAAGAGGAAACACAG GTAG